The Deltaproteobacteria bacterium genome includes a region encoding these proteins:
- a CDS encoding adenylate/guanylate cyclase domain-containing protein, protein MERTRRRLSAILSADAAGYSRLMADNDVATVDTLTRYRKIMSETISAFNGRVVDSPGDNLLAEFASTVDAVECAVSIQARIGNENAGLPEARKMQFRVGINLGEVIMEDERIYGDGINIAARIESRSEPGGVSIARSVYDQVRNKLDFQFEYTGEHKVKNIPDPVRIYNLVMGPGTIKTAVKSEAAGNDTASIIVLPFINMSGDKDQEYFSDGLTEDLITDLSKISNLFVIARNSAFTYKGKAVNVQEIGREMGVKYVLEGSVRRAGERVRITAQLIDASSGGHIWADRYDRNLGDIFALQDEVTGKIVSVLAVKVGDGERQRIYARDTDNVEAYDYFLRGLEYYNRFSRENNLEARALFAKAIDLDNGYASAYAKYGWTYLTEWMMGWSNDERAVGRARELAIKAIALGDTVGFSYCLLGHAYLWNKQHDKALELYNEFEALDYPMAEALIDFATVLNFSGLPEKAIELLEKARRLDPLLPVFHAFNLGHAQYLVGRYEEAVTSLRETLVHNPEFFPARFYLIACYVALGREEAIRGEVAEVKRKSPNASLAMWGKRLPYKDPKTLRGILDGMKRAGFA, encoded by the coding sequence ATGGAACGCACCAGAAGAAGACTCAGTGCCATTCTCAGCGCCGATGCAGCCGGCTACAGCCGGCTCATGGCGGATAATGACGTTGCTACGGTCGATACGCTGACCCGCTACCGAAAAATCATGTCCGAGACCATATCGGCATTCAACGGCAGGGTGGTTGACTCGCCCGGCGACAACCTGCTGGCGGAGTTTGCCAGCACGGTGGATGCCGTGGAATGCGCCGTCAGCATTCAAGCGCGCATCGGGAATGAAAACGCCGGTCTGCCGGAGGCGCGTAAAATGCAATTTCGTGTGGGTATCAACCTCGGGGAAGTCATCATGGAGGATGAACGCATTTACGGCGACGGCATCAACATAGCCGCCAGGATCGAGAGCCGCAGCGAGCCCGGGGGCGTCAGTATCGCACGGAGCGTTTACGATCAGGTCCGCAACAAACTGGACTTTCAGTTCGAGTACACCGGCGAGCACAAGGTCAAGAACATCCCCGATCCGGTGCGCATTTACAATCTTGTCATGGGTCCGGGCACCATCAAGACAGCGGTGAAAAGCGAAGCGGCTGGCAACGATACCGCTTCGATTATCGTGCTGCCTTTTATCAACATGAGCGGCGACAAGGATCAGGAATACTTCAGCGACGGGCTTACCGAAGACCTGATCACCGATCTTTCCAAAATTTCCAACCTGTTCGTCATTGCAAGGAACTCCGCATTTACCTACAAGGGAAAAGCGGTCAACGTACAGGAAATAGGACGTGAAATGGGGGTCAAGTACGTGCTCGAGGGCAGTGTCCGCAGGGCGGGCGAACGGGTCCGCATCACCGCCCAGTTGATCGACGCCTCCTCCGGCGGGCACATCTGGGCCGATCGTTACGACCGGAACCTGGGCGATATTTTTGCCCTGCAGGATGAGGTAACCGGGAAAATCGTTTCCGTTCTGGCCGTAAAAGTCGGCGACGGTGAAAGACAGCGCATCTACGCACGCGACACGGACAACGTGGAGGCCTACGATTATTTCCTGCGGGGCCTGGAATACTACAACCGTTTTTCCAGGGAAAACAACCTCGAAGCGCGTGCCCTGTTTGCAAAGGCCATCGACTTGGACAACGGGTACGCTTCGGCCTATGCCAAATACGGCTGGACCTACCTGACGGAATGGATGATGGGTTGGTCAAACGACGAGCGTGCCGTGGGCAGGGCCAGAGAACTGGCCATCAAGGCCATCGCCCTCGGTGACACGGTGGGGTTCAGCTATTGCCTGCTGGGGCATGCCTACCTGTGGAATAAACAGCACGACAAGGCCCTGGAACTGTATAACGAGTTCGAAGCCCTCGATTATCCCATGGCCGAGGCCCTGATCGATTTCGCCACCGTGCTCAACTTTTCGGGCCTGCCCGAAAAGGCCATCGAGCTCCTTGAAAAAGCCCGGCGGCTGGATCCGCTGTTGCCGGTTTTCCACGCATTCAATCTGGGCCACGCCCAGTACCTGGTCGGAAGGTATGAGGAGGCCGTCACCTCCCTCAGGGAAACCCTGGTCCACAATCCGGAATTTTTCCCTGCCCGCTTTTACTTGATTGCCTGCTATGTCGCCTTGGGGAGGGAAGAGGCAATCAGGGGGGAAGTCGCCGAGGTCAAACGCAAGAGCCCCAATGCCAGCCTGGCCATGTGGGGGAAACGGCTGCCCTATAAAGATCCGAAAACCCTACGAGGTATTCTTGACGGGATGAAACGGGCGGGTTTTGCTTGA
- a CDS encoding dual specificity protein phosphatase family protein, whose amino-acid sequence MSGYQLKWITENIAVGYAPMVQTDLDALKRQGIDAIVNLCGEFCDLHEIQMDAGFDVYYFPVPDECAPDMDAMEAAFDWMDSALSRGSRLLIHCRFGVGRTGTFATAYLMRKGLDMKAATKALKHTRANPTHYCQWKMLRKYKKKLKAST is encoded by the coding sequence ATGAGCGGCTACCAGCTAAAATGGATCACGGAAAACATCGCCGTGGGATACGCTCCCATGGTCCAGACCGATCTGGATGCGCTGAAACGGCAAGGCATCGATGCCATCGTCAATCTTTGCGGCGAATTCTGCGACCTGCACGAAATCCAGATGGATGCCGGCTTCGACGTGTACTACTTCCCGGTTCCCGACGAATGCGCTCCGGACATGGACGCCATGGAAGCCGCCTTCGATTGGATGGACAGCGCCCTCTCCCGGGGGTCCAGGCTGCTCATCCACTGCCGTTTCGGCGTCGGCAGGACCGGCACCTTCGCCACCGCCTACCTCATGCGCAAAGGCCTGGACATGAAAGCAGCCACCAAGGCCTTGAAGCACACCCGGGCCAATCCCACCCACTATTGCCAATGGAAAATGTTGCGAAAATACAAAAAAAAATTGAAAGCCTCGACCTGA
- a CDS encoding epoxyqueuosine reductase, with protein MKTIRLETLQEFLEDFVAAEGRRREMPDFWRPPILASAPADERFDILPEIAMDEHLLPRDLLPTAKSVLVFFIPFQKWLVRENRGGERPCRNWGLAYVKTNELIERASKALGGLLEKEGFRVALTPATHNFDEEKLMARWSHKHLGHLVGLGRFGTHCMLITPEGCCGRFGSLATNAELGDHPLVTTAEACLLKAGKKCGKCIQMCPVGALEEGAFDRRKCWERLNENYRDLEYLADLPGTTDVCGKCAAMLPCSFVTPVKPRSR; from the coding sequence ATGAAAACCATCCGTTTGGAAACACTGCAGGAATTTTTAGAAGATTTTGTGGCGGCCGAGGGGCGGAGGCGGGAGATGCCGGATTTCTGGCGGCCGCCCATACTGGCCAGCGCTCCGGCAGACGAACGCTTCGATATCCTGCCGGAGATTGCCATGGACGAGCACCTGCTGCCCCGGGACCTGCTGCCGACAGCCAAGTCCGTACTCGTGTTCTTCATTCCCTTTCAAAAGTGGCTCGTCCGGGAAAACCGGGGCGGGGAACGGCCCTGCAGAAACTGGGGACTGGCATACGTCAAAACCAATGAACTTATCGAAAGAGCCAGCAAGGCCTTGGGCGGCCTTTTGGAAAAGGAAGGGTTCCGCGTGGCTTTGACGCCGGCCACCCACAACTTCGACGAAGAAAAGCTGATGGCCCGCTGGTCCCACAAACATCTGGGGCATCTGGTCGGCCTGGGTCGCTTCGGGACGCATTGCATGCTGATCACCCCCGAGGGGTGCTGCGGGCGTTTCGGCAGCTTGGCGACCAATGCCGAACTGGGCGACCACCCGCTGGTGACAACCGCGGAGGCCTGCCTGTTGAAAGCCGGGAAGAAATGCGGCAAATGCATCCAGATGTGCCCGGTGGGCGCACTGGAAGAGGGAGCCTTCGACAGGCGGAAATGCTGGGAGCGGTTGAACGAAAACTACAGGGACCTGGAATACCTGGCGGATCTGCCCGGCACCACGGACGTCTGCGGGAAGTGTGCCGCCATGCTGCCGTGCAGTTTTGTAACCCCCGTCAAACCCCGTTCTCGGTAG
- a CDS encoding MFS transporter produces MKPPTLEKGPDRRTRAWVIAAALVALFLGAMDSLIMSTAMPTIVAELGGMHLYAWVYSAYFLSRAVSLPVFGKLADLYANKTIFLISIGLFVISSVAAGLSDNMSFLIGARVFQGIGAGGNFALVYIVLADVSPVGERARTMSFASSIWGVASVLGPTLGGFIVTFLSWRWIFFINVPLGLLSMAGLFFFLVEMREKKKAVHIDIGGAVTLSTAILGILSVFLTGGRSYAWVSPQMALLWGLTLFSAVGFYLAERRAKEPILPLDFFKKRSFSTGNLAVFMSSFSIFSLFAFAPVFIQGAQGRSPMRVGLAMLSLSMGWSAGSVILGQISNRLDNKRAALAGAVMLIAGCALTLTFTVHTTMTVCFWVFFLIGLGMGFTTLATLVIVQNSVDPADLGVATSSNQFARTLGGTVGVGICGGFMNTALWRGMEKLVQGGVIPTGEGTGPAVAGKSLETLLQPEFQERLSETARMAFQKTVAQGVSVVFWVVFLASLGCLLLCAWLPGDRASES; encoded by the coding sequence GTGAAACCACCTACGCTCGAGAAAGGACCGGACCGAAGAACACGTGCATGGGTCATCGCCGCGGCACTGGTAGCCCTGTTTCTGGGCGCCATGGACTCGCTGATCATGTCGACGGCCATGCCCACGATCGTGGCGGAACTGGGCGGGATGCACCTCTATGCCTGGGTTTACTCGGCCTATTTCCTTTCCAGGGCGGTTTCCCTGCCCGTGTTTGGCAAACTGGCCGACCTGTACGCCAACAAGACCATCTTTCTGATCTCCATCGGCCTGTTCGTGATCTCCTCGGTGGCTGCCGGTTTGTCCGACAACATGAGCTTTCTAATCGGTGCCAGGGTCTTCCAGGGGATCGGCGCCGGAGGGAACTTTGCGCTGGTCTACATCGTCCTGGCGGACGTTTCACCGGTGGGGGAGCGTGCCAGGACCATGTCCTTTGCAAGCTCCATCTGGGGCGTGGCCAGTGTTTTGGGGCCCACCCTGGGCGGGTTTATCGTGACCTTCCTGTCGTGGCGCTGGATCTTTTTCATCAACGTGCCCCTCGGTTTGCTGTCCATGGCAGGGCTTTTCTTTTTCCTGGTGGAAATGCGCGAAAAGAAAAAGGCCGTGCATATCGATATCGGCGGCGCCGTCACCCTTTCAACCGCCATCCTGGGCATTCTATCCGTGTTCCTGACAGGCGGCAGGTCGTACGCATGGGTTTCACCCCAGATGGCGCTTCTCTGGGGGCTGACGCTTTTTTCGGCCGTGGGATTCTACCTTGCCGAGCGGCGGGCAAAGGAGCCGATCCTTCCCCTGGATTTTTTCAAGAAAAGGAGCTTCAGCACCGGAAACCTGGCCGTGTTCATGAGTAGTTTTTCCATCTTTTCCCTGTTTGCATTTGCACCGGTCTTCATCCAGGGCGCGCAGGGGAGGAGCCCCATGCGCGTCGGGCTCGCCATGCTTTCGCTCAGTATGGGGTGGTCGGCCGGTTCCGTGATTCTGGGGCAGATTTCGAACCGCCTGGACAACAAAAGGGCGGCTCTGGCAGGGGCGGTGATGTTGATCGCCGGGTGTGCATTGACCTTGACGTTTACCGTGCATACAACCATGACTGTCTGTTTCTGGGTGTTTTTTCTGATCGGCCTGGGCATGGGGTTCACGACGCTCGCCACCCTGGTGATCGTTCAGAATTCCGTGGATCCGGCCGATCTTGGCGTGGCCACCTCATCCAACCAGTTCGCCAGAACCCTCGGCGGGACCGTGGGTGTGGGCATATGCGGCGGATTCATGAACACGGCTTTATGGCGGGGCATGGAAAAGCTGGTGCAGGGGGGGGTGATTCCCACCGGGGAGGGGACGGGGCCGGCCGTGGCGGGAAAGAGCCTCGAAACGCTGCTGCAGCCGGAATTCCAGGAACGGCTGTCGGAAACGGCGCGCATGGCTTTTCAAAAGACCGTCGCTCAGGGGGTGTCCGTCGTTTTCTGGGTCGTCTTTCTGGCGTCCCTCGGCTGCCTGCTTTTGTGCGCATGGCTGCCGGGCGACAGGGCATCTGAGTCGTGA
- a CDS encoding YajD family HNH nuclease, which translates to MSSDNPSAKENGLSDIVETARRLSDERKKGYREKALKMYPWVCGRCGREFSGKNLRMLTVHHRDHNHDNNPPDGSNWELLCLYCHDNEHSRYIEEAAHGAGTAYRDEDPGDTHQPFANLAELLKKKQENR; encoded by the coding sequence ATGTCCTCAGATAATCCATCGGCAAAAGAAAACGGCTTGAGCGACATCGTCGAGACAGCCAGGCGTCTCAGCGATGAACGCAAAAAGGGTTACCGCGAAAAAGCCCTTAAAATGTATCCCTGGGTCTGCGGACGGTGCGGACGCGAGTTCTCTGGTAAAAACCTGCGCATGCTCACCGTGCACCACAGAGACCACAACCACGACAACAACCCGCCGGACGGGAGCAACTGGGAACTTCTGTGTCTCTATTGCCACGACAACGAACATTCGCGCTATATAGAAGAAGCTGCCCACGGTGCCGGGACCGCTTACAGAGACGAAGATCCGGGAGACACCCACCAGCCGTTTGCAAACCTGGCGGAACTGTTGAAGAAAAAACAGGAGAACCGATAG
- a CDS encoding DUF615 domain-containing protein — MEPSEKSRTQKKNEARALQKMGEQLLGLTPEQLEQIDLPKELMEALKEARGMTSHGARRRQVKYIGALVRETDPLPIREALENIRRGDHEKAAVFKQVERWRDALKAGDTALIEEILASCPGAQRQRLTQLTRSAQAEFGSQSGAKASRALFRYLKDVYEP, encoded by the coding sequence ATGGAACCGTCAGAAAAAAGCCGCACCCAGAAAAAAAATGAAGCCCGTGCCCTCCAGAAAATGGGAGAGCAGCTGCTGGGACTGACACCGGAACAGCTCGAACAAATCGACCTGCCCAAAGAACTGATGGAAGCCCTGAAAGAGGCTCGGGGCATGACCAGCCACGGGGCGCGGCGCAGACAGGTAAAATACATCGGCGCCCTCGTCCGTGAAACCGATCCTCTGCCGATCAGGGAGGCGCTTGAAAATATTCGACGGGGTGACCACGAAAAAGCGGCCGTCTTCAAACAGGTCGAAAGGTGGCGGGATGCGCTCAAAGCCGGAGACACGGCCCTTATCGAAGAAATTCTCGCAAGCTGCCCCGGGGCACAGCGGCAGCGGCTGACGCAGCTCACCCGCAGCGCCCAGGCCGAATTCGGCAGCCAATCCGGCGCCAAGGCCTCCAGGGCCCTTTTTCGATACCTGAAAGACGTTTACGAGCCCTGA
- a CDS encoding DMT family transporter, protein MDARSQGLISIHVAVFLFGGAGLFGKFLHLAPAMITLGRTLFAGIALVIVSLLLKTDLRVRNGRHFFGFVCMGGILAVHWSSFFYAVQVSTVAIALLSYSSFPVFVTFMEPIVFNERLRIVDILIALVVFLGLVLIVPEFSLANDVTLGVVWGTFSGFTFAALSLLNRKFVASYSALTVALYQDAFASLLLLPFVGKAMLRLPSLEWSGLILLGVVFTALAHWLFIRGMRGIKAQLAGVIACLEPVYGILIALAVLQEIPSRREVLGGVVIIVAIVYATQKADTALQ, encoded by the coding sequence ATCGACGCCAGGAGCCAGGGGTTAATCTCCATCCACGTCGCGGTGTTTCTTTTCGGCGGCGCCGGATTGTTCGGTAAATTTCTGCATCTGGCGCCGGCAATGATTACGCTGGGCCGGACGCTGTTTGCCGGTATCGCCCTGGTGATCGTGTCGCTGCTGCTGAAAACCGACCTGCGGGTTCGCAATGGCAGGCATTTTTTCGGGTTTGTTTGCATGGGGGGCATTCTGGCGGTGCATTGGAGCTCCTTTTTCTACGCGGTCCAGGTTTCCACCGTGGCCATTGCTCTTTTGTCTTATTCTTCTTTTCCTGTTTTTGTCACCTTCATGGAGCCGATCGTCTTCAACGAGAGGCTGCGCATTGTGGATATCCTGATTGCATTGGTCGTTTTCCTGGGACTGGTGCTGATCGTCCCGGAGTTCAGCCTGGCCAACGATGTCACCCTGGGCGTCGTCTGGGGAACCTTTTCCGGATTTACGTTTGCGGCGCTTTCCCTTCTCAACCGAAAATTCGTCGCCTCCTATTCGGCGCTTACCGTGGCTCTTTACCAGGATGCGTTCGCCAGCCTGTTGCTGTTGCCCTTTGTCGGCAAAGCGATGTTGAGGCTGCCCTCCTTAGAGTGGAGTGGATTGATTCTTCTGGGAGTGGTTTTTACCGCTTTGGCGCACTGGCTTTTCATTCGGGGGATGCGGGGGATAAAAGCACAGCTGGCGGGCGTCATCGCCTGCCTGGAGCCGGTATACGGCATCCTGATCGCCCTGGCTGTTTTGCAGGAAATACCGTCGAGGAGGGAGGTGCTGGGCGGTGTGGTGATTATCGTCGCCATCGTTTATGCCACGCAAAAAGCCGATACGGCCTTGCAGTAA
- a CDS encoding tRNA-dihydrouridine synthase family protein: MPDNASLRLYMAPMKGFTDWVYRNTFAEHFHGFDLAVSPFIASKRDCPVRRRHVRDVWPENNAGLPVVPQILSKVAADFTALADYLYDMGYETVNWNLGCPSPMVASKKRGSGLLPYTERIDAFLEDALSVMKGHLSIKIRLGWSSSAELLRLLPVLNRYPLKEVIIHPRTGMQAFGGTVDLDAFRQCLTLIDHPVVYNGDIRTLDDFQDLSGRFRDVDTWMIGRGFLADPFLPDAIRAGRDGSTEKIQRLKRFHGGLFGAYAAVLKGPSHLLKKMKGLWRYLALSFEPFPQTMKKIKKATRPEQYLDRVNRFFENEARLAGDGSAGVETMSRNSLGQG, encoded by the coding sequence ATGCCTGATAACGCTTCACTTCGACTCTACATGGCTCCCATGAAGGGGTTTACGGACTGGGTTTACAGAAATACGTTCGCCGAACATTTTCACGGGTTCGATCTGGCGGTTTCCCCGTTTATAGCCAGCAAGCGGGACTGTCCGGTCCGGCGGCGGCACGTTCGGGACGTGTGGCCCGAGAACAACGCCGGGCTGCCTGTCGTGCCGCAGATACTCAGCAAGGTGGCCGCTGATTTCACGGCGCTTGCCGACTATCTTTACGACATGGGTTACGAGACCGTCAACTGGAATCTCGGCTGCCCCTCGCCCATGGTGGCTTCCAAGAAGCGGGGCTCCGGACTGCTGCCCTACACGGAGCGCATCGACGCTTTTCTGGAAGACGCGCTCAGCGTGATGAAGGGGCACCTTTCGATCAAGATACGGCTCGGGTGGAGCAGCAGCGCGGAGCTGCTCAGGCTGCTGCCCGTGTTGAACCGGTATCCCTTGAAAGAGGTCATCATCCATCCCCGGACGGGGATGCAGGCCTTCGGCGGAACGGTCGACCTCGACGCCTTCCGGCAATGCCTGACGTTAATCGACCACCCCGTCGTCTACAATGGAGATATCCGCACGCTCGACGATTTCCAGGACCTGTCCGGACGTTTCAGGGACGTCGACACCTGGATGATCGGGCGGGGATTTCTGGCGGACCCTTTTCTGCCGGATGCCATCAGGGCCGGCCGGGACGGATCTACCGAAAAGATTCAGCGCCTGAAGCGGTTTCACGGCGGGCTTTTCGGGGCTTACGCGGCGGTGTTGAAAGGACCTTCCCACCTGTTGAAAAAGATGAAGGGTCTGTGGCGTTACCTTGCCCTTTCGTTCGAACCGTTCCCGCAGACCATGAAGAAGATAAAGAAAGCAACCCGGCCGGAACAGTACCTGGACCGGGTAAACCGCTTTTTCGAAAACGAGGCGAGGCTGGCGGGGGACGGCTCGGCAGGGGTGGAAACGATGTCCCGCAACTCGCTTGGGCAGGGATAA
- a CDS encoding DUF3524 domain-containing protein — protein MKFLLIEPYFQGSHRLFAEGLAACSSHEITILSMPGENWRWRMLGAALNMADRMPSLNRYDGLIVSDLFNLADFKALVNRPRPPGVVYFHENRITYPQPPGGQGRFSTEQRRKPC, from the coding sequence ATGAAATTTCTTCTCATAGAACCGTACTTCCAGGGATCGCATCGACTTTTTGCCGAGGGGCTCGCCGCTTGCTCCTCCCATGAAATCACGATTTTGTCAATGCCCGGCGAAAATTGGCGCTGGCGCATGCTGGGTGCCGCCCTGAACATGGCCGACAGGATGCCCTCCCTGAACCGGTATGACGGCCTCATTGTCAGCGACCTGTTCAATCTGGCCGACTTCAAGGCGCTTGTCAACCGGCCCCGCCCGCCGGGGGTGGTTTATTTTCACGAGAACCGGATCACCTACCCCCAGCCGCCGGGGGGACAAGGCCGCTTTTCAACTGAGCAAAGGAGAAAACCATGCTGA
- a CDS encoding M1 family metallopeptidase has protein sequence MLKPMHYDLRIEPDLESFTFQGRVTIHLRASEPADHILLDCIGLTVRECTLREGEKRRPCDFHLEPEQENLRIVPPTPVSGRIELKIRYTGPIGDNMAGFYRSAYTAADGRKRHIAVTQFEESDARRALPCMDHPMHKASFDVEMIVPSDLTAISNGAVKAEKPMDSGKKSVRFECTPPMSSYLLFFGVGAFEILRDQKDPRVAGIALPGMAQRLDFGVTFGRKALGFCESYYGIPYPLTKIDLIAIPDFAFGAMENWGAITFRENLLLNDPGGTSALGKQRICEVIAHEIAHQWFGNLVTPSDWKYLWLNESFATYFGFGVVAHYYPEWSTWDQFLQDQTDAAMARDALRDTVPVEIPGGEHVVINTSTAPIIYSKGGSLLRQIEGFIGPENFKQGLRRYLRTHQYACASSHHLWESFEAVSDRPVKEMVEQWVRQPGFPVVDARRENGRLILEQKRFTYLPAATDAIWPIPVVMDLYTADGNIQRKTILMDRRRQAFDLHDDAAACKLNAGQTGFYRVHYDPADLQALGGLVRQKRLQPEDRWGLQNDLFAMVRAGKETLGNYFAFLGYYEEESADLPLTGIDANLFAAGLVLDKDMWPSLAARGRTFSAGILERIGFEPAARESRATAMLRERVLWHAVLYGEEGALRFTSDQFAALTGGAAVHPDLARSVMQAGALQGGEEAFRFLCRRLESTDSEHERMHILLALGGQQDPGLVRETCRYTLDRVPDRNRFIPLVALALNPHAIPLMWDWFTAHVGELEALHPLLYERVIAGIVPLAGMQKAEAVRHFLTGYMSEHPQTADVITLSLEKLEINLAMRRAADNLKPEGKKSGQRR, from the coding sequence ATGCTGAAACCGATGCATTACGACCTGCGAATAGAACCCGATCTCGAATCTTTCACCTTTCAGGGACGGGTGACCATTCACCTTCGGGCAAGCGAACCGGCCGACCACATTCTTCTGGACTGCATCGGACTGACCGTGCGTGAATGCACCCTCCGGGAAGGCGAAAAACGACGCCCGTGCGATTTCCACCTCGAACCTGAACAGGAGAATCTGCGCATTGTCCCGCCCACGCCGGTATCGGGCCGGATCGAATTGAAAATCCGTTACACAGGCCCGATCGGCGACAACATGGCCGGATTCTACCGCAGCGCCTACACCGCGGCGGACGGCCGGAAACGTCACATAGCCGTCACCCAGTTCGAGGAGAGCGACGCACGCCGCGCACTGCCGTGTATGGACCACCCCATGCACAAGGCCTCTTTCGATGTGGAAATGATTGTCCCTTCCGACCTCACGGCCATCTCCAACGGAGCGGTAAAAGCGGAAAAACCCATGGACAGCGGGAAAAAAAGCGTGCGTTTCGAATGCACGCCGCCCATGTCCTCCTACCTCCTGTTTTTCGGCGTCGGGGCATTCGAAATCCTCAGGGACCAAAAAGACCCGCGGGTCGCCGGAATTGCACTGCCCGGCATGGCGCAACGCCTCGATTTCGGCGTGACGTTTGGCCGCAAAGCCCTCGGGTTCTGCGAATCATATTACGGCATCCCCTACCCTTTGACAAAAATAGACCTGATCGCCATCCCGGATTTCGCGTTCGGCGCCATGGAAAACTGGGGGGCGATCACGTTTCGCGAGAACCTGCTGCTCAACGACCCCGGCGGCACCTCGGCTTTGGGAAAGCAGCGCATCTGTGAGGTCATCGCCCATGAAATCGCGCACCAGTGGTTCGGCAACCTGGTCACTCCCTCGGACTGGAAATACCTGTGGCTCAACGAAAGCTTCGCCACCTATTTCGGCTTCGGCGTCGTCGCCCATTATTATCCTGAATGGAGTACCTGGGACCAGTTTTTACAGGATCAAACCGATGCGGCCATGGCCCGTGACGCTCTCAGGGATACCGTCCCCGTCGAAATTCCCGGCGGCGAACACGTGGTCATCAACACAAGCACGGCACCGATCATCTACAGCAAGGGCGGCAGTCTTCTGCGGCAGATCGAAGGCTTTATCGGCCCGGAAAATTTCAAGCAGGGGCTGCGCCGCTATTTGAGGACACACCAGTATGCCTGCGCCTCCAGCCATCATCTGTGGGAATCCTTCGAAGCCGTTTCCGACCGTCCGGTCAAGGAGATGGTCGAACAGTGGGTCCGGCAGCCGGGCTTTCCCGTGGTGGATGCGCGCCGGGAGAACGGCCGCCTGATCTTGGAACAGAAGCGTTTTACGTACCTGCCGGCAGCGACGGACGCGATCTGGCCCATCCCGGTGGTTATGGATCTCTATACCGCCGACGGCAATATACAGCGAAAGACAATCCTGATGGACCGGAGGCGGCAGGCTTTCGACCTGCATGACGACGCGGCCGCCTGCAAGCTCAACGCCGGTCAAACGGGATTTTACCGGGTGCACTATGACCCCGCCGACCTGCAGGCTCTGGGCGGCCTCGTACGGCAAAAAAGACTGCAACCCGAAGATCGCTGGGGCCTTCAAAACGACCTGTTTGCCATGGTTCGGGCCGGCAAAGAGACCCTCGGGAACTACTTCGCCTTTCTCGGCTACTACGAGGAAGAGTCGGCCGACCTGCCCCTGACCGGAATCGATGCCAATCTGTTTGCCGCAGGCCTGGTGCTCGACAAAGACATGTGGCCGTCGCTTGCCGCGAGGGGTCGCACCTTCAGCGCCGGGATTCTGGAACGTATCGGATTCGAGCCTGCAGCCCGGGAGTCCCGGGCAACGGCCATGCTCAGGGAGCGGGTTCTGTGGCATGCCGTCCTCTACGGGGAGGAAGGTGCTCTCCGCTTTACCTCGGACCAGTTTGCCGCGTTGACCGGCGGCGCCGCCGTCCACCCCGACCTGGCTCGCAGTGTCATGCAGGCGGGGGCGCTGCAGGGGGGCGAAGAGGCCTTCCGGTTCCTGTGCCGACGACTCGAATCGACGGACAGCGAGCATGAACGCATGCACATTCTCTTGGCCCTGGGAGGTCAGCAGGACCCCGGGCTTGTCCGGGAAACCTGCCGCTATACCCTTGACAGGGTGCCTGATCGCAACCGGTTTATCCCCCTGGTGGCCCTGGCCCTCAACCCCCACGCCATACCGCTCATGTGGGATTGGTTCACGGCCCATGTCGGGGAGTTGGAAGCCCTGCACCCCCTGCTGTATGAAAGGGTCATCGCCGGCATCGTTCCTCTGGCCGGCATGCAAAAGGCTGAAGCGGTACGACACTTTTTAACCGGCTACATGTCAGAGCACCCGCAGACCGCGGATGTGATTACCCTGTCCCTGGAAAAACTCGAGATCAATCTGGCCATGCGTCGTGCGGCCGACAACCTTAAACCGGAAGGCAAAAAAAGCGGACAACGGAGGTGA